A window from Mycolicibacterium tokaiense encodes these proteins:
- a CDS encoding dihydroorotase, with amino-acid sequence MSLVIRGVRLYGEGDPVDVLVADGVITEIGQDLDADTVIDAAGQILLPGFVDLHTHLREPGREDTETIETGSAAAALGGYTAVFAMANTNPVADTSVVTDHVWHRGQQVGLVDVHPVGAVTVGLAGKQLTEMALMNAGTGQVRMFSDDGVCVQDPLVMRRALEYATGLGVLIAQHAEEPRLTVGAVAHEGPNAARLGLAGWPRVAEESIVARDALLARDAGARVHICHASTAGTVELLKWAKAQGISITAEVTPHHLLLDDSRLDTYDGVNKVNPPLRESSDAAAMRQALADGIIDCVATDHAPHAEQDKCVEFANARPGMLGLQTALSVVVETMVTPGLLTWRGVAKVMSENPARIVGLPDQGRPLEVGEPANLVVVDPDASWTVQGSALASKSANTPFEAMSLPAAVTATLLRGRVTALGGTVQS; translated from the coding sequence GGCGAGGGCGATCCGGTCGACGTGCTGGTGGCCGACGGTGTGATCACCGAGATCGGCCAGGACCTCGATGCGGACACCGTGATCGACGCCGCGGGCCAGATCCTGCTGCCCGGCTTCGTCGACCTGCACACCCACCTGCGCGAGCCCGGCCGCGAGGACACCGAGACCATCGAAACCGGTTCGGCGGCAGCAGCTCTGGGCGGCTACACCGCGGTCTTCGCGATGGCCAACACCAACCCGGTGGCCGACACCTCGGTGGTCACCGACCACGTGTGGCACCGCGGCCAGCAGGTCGGCCTGGTGGACGTCCACCCGGTGGGCGCCGTCACCGTCGGTCTGGCCGGCAAGCAGCTCACCGAGATGGCCCTGATGAACGCCGGCACCGGCCAGGTCCGGATGTTCTCCGACGACGGCGTGTGTGTGCAGGACCCGCTGGTCATGCGCCGGGCGCTGGAGTACGCCACCGGCCTGGGTGTGCTGATCGCCCAGCACGCCGAGGAGCCGAGGCTGACCGTCGGTGCGGTCGCCCACGAAGGCCCCAACGCCGCCCGGCTGGGACTCGCCGGCTGGCCGCGGGTGGCCGAGGAGTCGATCGTGGCTCGCGATGCGCTGCTGGCCCGCGATGCCGGTGCCCGCGTGCACATCTGCCACGCCTCCACCGCCGGTACCGTCGAACTGCTGAAATGGGCCAAGGCGCAGGGCATATCGATCACCGCCGAGGTGACCCCGCACCACCTGCTGCTCGACGACAGCCGGCTGGACACCTACGACGGGGTGAACAAGGTGAACCCGCCGCTGCGCGAGTCCTCCGATGCGGCGGCCATGCGCCAAGCCCTGGCCGACGGCATCATCGACTGCGTGGCCACCGACCACGCCCCCCACGCCGAGCAGGACAAGTGTGTCGAGTTCGCCAACGCCCGACCGGGCATGCTGGGCCTGCAGACCGCGCTGTCGGTGGTCGTCGAGACCATGGTCACACCCGGGCTGCTCACCTGGCGCGGTGTCGCGAAGGTGATGAGCGAGAACCCCGCCCGCATCGTCGGGCTGCCCGATCAGGGCCGTCCACTCGAGGTGGGCGAACCGGCCAACCTGGTGGTCGTCGACCCCGATGCCAGCTGGACCGTGCAGGGATCTGCGCTGGCCAGCAAGTCGGCCAACACGCCGTTCGAGGCCATGAGCCTGCCCGCCGCCGTCACCGCCACGCTGTTGCGCGGCAGGGTCACCGCCCTCGGCGGGACCGTGCAGTCATGA
- a CDS encoding transporter, translating into MNTGTLIGSLIFAAVIAVLIAVLIRQMLRGWRHRALRQLELIGRLPALPDSVGPALIAPTPGLYVGSTIAPSWQDRIAVGDLGYRAKAVLTRYPEGIMMQRSGATPIWIPDESITAVRAERGIAGKAMTHDGILAIRWTLPSGTEIDTGFRGDNRADYSNWITPGSSEESKSA; encoded by the coding sequence ATGAACACCGGAACGCTGATCGGATCGCTGATCTTCGCCGCGGTGATCGCGGTGCTGATCGCGGTCCTGATCCGCCAGATGCTGCGGGGCTGGCGCCACCGCGCATTGCGGCAACTGGAGCTCATCGGCCGACTGCCCGCGCTGCCCGATTCCGTGGGCCCGGCGCTGATCGCGCCCACCCCGGGGCTCTACGTCGGCAGCACCATCGCTCCCAGCTGGCAGGACCGCATCGCCGTCGGCGACCTCGGCTACCGCGCCAAGGCGGTGCTGACCCGGTACCCCGAGGGCATCATGATGCAGCGCAGCGGCGCCACCCCGATCTGGATCCCCGACGAGTCGATCACCGCCGTGCGCGCCGAGCGTGGCATCGCGGGCAAGGCGATGACCCACGACGGGATCCTGGCGATCCGGTGGACGCTGCCGTCGGGCACCGAGATCGACACCGGATTCCGCGGCGACAACCGCGCCGACTACAGCAACTGGATCACGCCCGGATCGTCGGAAGAAAGCAAGAGCGCATGA